In the Sarcophilus harrisii chromosome 1, mSarHar1.11, whole genome shotgun sequence genome, one interval contains:
- the PDP1 gene encoding pyruvate dehyrogenase phosphatase catalytic subunit 1 isoform X3, translated as MWGGMWEGFGARAPEFLGPAVSCEPVGDCAPCSPDLARRMCVCPGPRRIGIPVRSSSLPLYSDAMPAPTQLLFPLIRNCELSRICGTACYCHHTHLCCSPPPFPLSRLRYAPQKAFATVCRPKDPFWQYSHTRRYATTPQRFYLTPPQVNSILKANEYSFKVPEFDGKNLSSVLGFDSNQLPANAPIEDRRSAATCLQTRGMLLGVFDGHAGCACSQAVSERLFYYIAVSLLPHETLLEIENAVESGRALLPILQWHKHPNDYFSREASKLYFNSLRTYWQELIDLNTGETTDVKEALINAFKRLDNDISLEAQVGDPNSFLNYLVLRVAFSGATACVAHVDGVDLHVANTGDSRAMLGVQEEDGSWSAITLSNDHNAQNESEVERLKLEHPKSEAKSVVKQDRLLGLLMPFRAFGDVKFKWSIELQKRVIESGPDQLNDNEYTKFIPPNYYTPPYLTAEPEVIYHRLRPQDKFLVLATDGLWETMHRQDVVKIVGEYLTGVHQQSPISVGGYKVTLGQMHGLLAERRAKISSAFEDQNAATHLIRHAVGNNEFGAVDHERLSKMLSLPEELARMYRDDITIIVVQFNSHVVGAYQNQEQ; from the exons ATGTGGGGCGGGATGTGGGAGGGATTTGGGGCCAGAGCCCCCGAGTTCTTAGGCCCCGCGGTCTCGTGCGAGCCGGTGGGAGACTGCGCGCCCTGTTCTCCGGACCTCGCTCG gagaatgtgtgtgtgtccCGGGCCCAGGCGAATTG GAATCCCAGTCAGAAGTTCTAGTTTGCCTCTGTACTCTGATGCCATGCCGGCCCCAACTCAGCTGCTTTTCCCCCTGATCCGTAACTGTGAGCTCAGCCGCATCTGCGGCACCGCGTGCTACTGCCACCACACGCACCTGTGCTGCTCCCCGCCTCCCTTCCCTCTCAGCCGCCTGAGATACGCGCCCCAGAAGGCCTTCGCCACCGTCTGCCGGCCGAAGGATCCCTTCTGGCAGTACAGCCATACCAGGAGGTATGCCACCACCCCTCAGAGATTTTACCTCACCCCCCCGCAGGTCAATAGCATCCTGAAAGCCAACGAGTACAGTTTTAAGGTGCCTGAGTTTGATGGCAAAAATCTAAGTTCTGTTCTTGGATTCGACAGCAATCAGCTGCCTGCCAATGCGCCCATTGAGGACCGCAGGAGCGCAGCCACTTGCTTGCAGACAAGGGGGATGCTCCTAGGAGTGTTTGATGGCCATGCAGGTTGTGCCTGCTCTCAGGCTGTCAGTGAAAGGCTTTTTTACTACATCGCCGTCTCTTTGTTGCCACACGAGACTTTGTTAGAGATTGAGAATGCGGTGGAGAGTGGCCGAGCCCTCCTTCCCATCCTGCAGTGGCACAAGCACCCCAATGATTATTTCAGTAGAGAGGCATCCAAACTTTATTTCAACAGTTTGAGGACTTATTGGCAAGAGCTCATAGACTTGAACACGGGGGAAACCACTGATGTCAAGGAGGCTTTGATTAATGCCTTCAAGAGGCTTGATAATGACATCTCTCTAGAAGCACAAGTAGGGGATCCCAACTCTTTCCTCAACTACCTGGTGCTTCGAGTGGCCTTCTCAGGGGCCACTGCTTGTGTGGCCCACGTGGATGGGGTGGACCTGCACGTGGCCAATACCGGGGATAGCCGGGCCATGCTGGGAGTGCAGGAAGAGGATGGCTCGTGGTCGGCAATCACCCTGTCCAATGACCACAATGCACAGAATGAAAGTGAAGTAGAAAGGCTAAAACTAGAGCATCCTAAGTCGGAAGCCAAAAGTGTTGTGAAGCAGGATCGGTTACTGGGTTTGCTGATGCCCTTCCGGGCTTTCGGAGATGTCAAGTTCAAGTGGAGCATTGAACTACAGAAGAGAGTGATAGAATCAGGCCCAGATCAGTTAAATGACAATGAGTATACCAAATTTATCCCCCCCAATTATTATACCCCTCCATATCTCACTGCTGAGCCAGAAGTCATATACCACAGGTTAAGGCCACAGGATAAGTTTCTGGTGCTGGCAACCGATGGTCTGTGGGAGACCATGCACAGGCAGGATGTGGTTAAAATAGTAGGTGAATACCTCACTGGAGTGCATCAACAAAGCCCCATCTCCGTCGGAGGTTACAAGGTAACTCTGGGACAGATGCATGGTCTCTTAGCAGAAAGGAGAGCCAAGATCTCCTCTGCCTTTGAAGATCAAAATGCAGCCACCCATCTCATTCGTCATGCTGTTGGCAATAATGAGTTTGGGGCTGTGGATCATGAGCGCCTCTCCAAGATGCTCAGTCTTCCTGAAGAACTTGCTCGGATGTATAGGGATGACATCACAATTATTGTTGTCCAGTTTAATTCTCATGTGGTGGGAGCATATCAAAACCAGGAACAGTGA
- the PDP1 gene encoding pyruvate dehyrogenase phosphatase catalytic subunit 1 isoform X4: MISPLYPRIPRRMCVCPGPRRIGIPVRSSSLPLYSDAMPAPTQLLFPLIRNCELSRICGTACYCHHTHLCCSPPPFPLSRLRYAPQKAFATVCRPKDPFWQYSHTRRYATTPQRFYLTPPQVNSILKANEYSFKVPEFDGKNLSSVLGFDSNQLPANAPIEDRRSAATCLQTRGMLLGVFDGHAGCACSQAVSERLFYYIAVSLLPHETLLEIENAVESGRALLPILQWHKHPNDYFSREASKLYFNSLRTYWQELIDLNTGETTDVKEALINAFKRLDNDISLEAQVGDPNSFLNYLVLRVAFSGATACVAHVDGVDLHVANTGDSRAMLGVQEEDGSWSAITLSNDHNAQNESEVERLKLEHPKSEAKSVVKQDRLLGLLMPFRAFGDVKFKWSIELQKRVIESGPDQLNDNEYTKFIPPNYYTPPYLTAEPEVIYHRLRPQDKFLVLATDGLWETMHRQDVVKIVGEYLTGVHQQSPISVGGYKVTLGQMHGLLAERRAKISSAFEDQNAATHLIRHAVGNNEFGAVDHERLSKMLSLPEELARMYRDDITIIVVQFNSHVVGAYQNQEQ; this comes from the exons ATGATCTCTCCGCTGTACCCGCGCATCCCTCG gagaatgtgtgtgtgtccCGGGCCCAGGCGAATTG GAATCCCAGTCAGAAGTTCTAGTTTGCCTCTGTACTCTGATGCCATGCCGGCCCCAACTCAGCTGCTTTTCCCCCTGATCCGTAACTGTGAGCTCAGCCGCATCTGCGGCACCGCGTGCTACTGCCACCACACGCACCTGTGCTGCTCCCCGCCTCCCTTCCCTCTCAGCCGCCTGAGATACGCGCCCCAGAAGGCCTTCGCCACCGTCTGCCGGCCGAAGGATCCCTTCTGGCAGTACAGCCATACCAGGAGGTATGCCACCACCCCTCAGAGATTTTACCTCACCCCCCCGCAGGTCAATAGCATCCTGAAAGCCAACGAGTACAGTTTTAAGGTGCCTGAGTTTGATGGCAAAAATCTAAGTTCTGTTCTTGGATTCGACAGCAATCAGCTGCCTGCCAATGCGCCCATTGAGGACCGCAGGAGCGCAGCCACTTGCTTGCAGACAAGGGGGATGCTCCTAGGAGTGTTTGATGGCCATGCAGGTTGTGCCTGCTCTCAGGCTGTCAGTGAAAGGCTTTTTTACTACATCGCCGTCTCTTTGTTGCCACACGAGACTTTGTTAGAGATTGAGAATGCGGTGGAGAGTGGCCGAGCCCTCCTTCCCATCCTGCAGTGGCACAAGCACCCCAATGATTATTTCAGTAGAGAGGCATCCAAACTTTATTTCAACAGTTTGAGGACTTATTGGCAAGAGCTCATAGACTTGAACACGGGGGAAACCACTGATGTCAAGGAGGCTTTGATTAATGCCTTCAAGAGGCTTGATAATGACATCTCTCTAGAAGCACAAGTAGGGGATCCCAACTCTTTCCTCAACTACCTGGTGCTTCGAGTGGCCTTCTCAGGGGCCACTGCTTGTGTGGCCCACGTGGATGGGGTGGACCTGCACGTGGCCAATACCGGGGATAGCCGGGCCATGCTGGGAGTGCAGGAAGAGGATGGCTCGTGGTCGGCAATCACCCTGTCCAATGACCACAATGCACAGAATGAAAGTGAAGTAGAAAGGCTAAAACTAGAGCATCCTAAGTCGGAAGCCAAAAGTGTTGTGAAGCAGGATCGGTTACTGGGTTTGCTGATGCCCTTCCGGGCTTTCGGAGATGTCAAGTTCAAGTGGAGCATTGAACTACAGAAGAGAGTGATAGAATCAGGCCCAGATCAGTTAAATGACAATGAGTATACCAAATTTATCCCCCCCAATTATTATACCCCTCCATATCTCACTGCTGAGCCAGAAGTCATATACCACAGGTTAAGGCCACAGGATAAGTTTCTGGTGCTGGCAACCGATGGTCTGTGGGAGACCATGCACAGGCAGGATGTGGTTAAAATAGTAGGTGAATACCTCACTGGAGTGCATCAACAAAGCCCCATCTCCGTCGGAGGTTACAAGGTAACTCTGGGACAGATGCATGGTCTCTTAGCAGAAAGGAGAGCCAAGATCTCCTCTGCCTTTGAAGATCAAAATGCAGCCACCCATCTCATTCGTCATGCTGTTGGCAATAATGAGTTTGGGGCTGTGGATCATGAGCGCCTCTCCAAGATGCTCAGTCTTCCTGAAGAACTTGCTCGGATGTATAGGGATGACATCACAATTATTGTTGTCCAGTTTAATTCTCATGTGGTGGGAGCATATCAAAACCAGGAACAGTGA
- the PDP1 gene encoding pyruvate dehyrogenase phosphatase catalytic subunit 1 isoform X2 — MISPLYPRIPRCGEGPARLCPPAPSSARGVGWLGSFLVSSPAPLSHSLTGDPPASPPPPLTLLISALLSMGRCCCRCRPCCCCPRGVWMVSAPCCDDRRMCVCPGPRRIGIPVRSSSLPLYSDAMPAPTQLLFPLIRNCELSRICGTACYCHHTHLCCSPPPFPLSRLRYAPQKAFATVCRPKDPFWQYSHTRRYATTPQRFYLTPPQVNSILKANEYSFKVPEFDGKNLSSVLGFDSNQLPANAPIEDRRSAATCLQTRGMLLGVFDGHAGCACSQAVSERLFYYIAVSLLPHETLLEIENAVESGRALLPILQWHKHPNDYFSREASKLYFNSLRTYWQELIDLNTGETTDVKEALINAFKRLDNDISLEAQVGDPNSFLNYLVLRVAFSGATACVAHVDGVDLHVANTGDSRAMLGVQEEDGSWSAITLSNDHNAQNESEVERLKLEHPKSEAKSVVKQDRLLGLLMPFRAFGDVKFKWSIELQKRVIESGPDQLNDNEYTKFIPPNYYTPPYLTAEPEVIYHRLRPQDKFLVLATDGLWETMHRQDVVKIVGEYLTGVHQQSPISVGGYKVTLGQMHGLLAERRAKISSAFEDQNAATHLIRHAVGNNEFGAVDHERLSKMLSLPEELARMYRDDITIIVVQFNSHVVGAYQNQEQ; from the exons ATGATCTCTCCGCTGTACCCGCGCATCCCTCGGTGTGGGGAGGGGCCCGCTCGCCTGTGCCCCCCGGCTCCTTCCTCCGCTCGGGGCGTGGGGTGGTTGGGCTCCTTCCTGGTCTCCTCCCCCGCCCCTCTTTCCCATTCACTAACCGGAGACCCCCCGGCTTCCCCACCTCCCCCTCTAACATTATTAATCTCTGCCTTGCTTTCAATGGGCCGGTGCTGCTGTCGCTGCCgtccctgctgctgctgcccGCGCGGGGTGTGGATGGTGTCGGCTCCGTGTTGTGATGACaggagaatgtgtgtgtgtccCGGGCCCAGGCGAATTG GAATCCCAGTCAGAAGTTCTAGTTTGCCTCTGTACTCTGATGCCATGCCGGCCCCAACTCAGCTGCTTTTCCCCCTGATCCGTAACTGTGAGCTCAGCCGCATCTGCGGCACCGCGTGCTACTGCCACCACACGCACCTGTGCTGCTCCCCGCCTCCCTTCCCTCTCAGCCGCCTGAGATACGCGCCCCAGAAGGCCTTCGCCACCGTCTGCCGGCCGAAGGATCCCTTCTGGCAGTACAGCCATACCAGGAGGTATGCCACCACCCCTCAGAGATTTTACCTCACCCCCCCGCAGGTCAATAGCATCCTGAAAGCCAACGAGTACAGTTTTAAGGTGCCTGAGTTTGATGGCAAAAATCTAAGTTCTGTTCTTGGATTCGACAGCAATCAGCTGCCTGCCAATGCGCCCATTGAGGACCGCAGGAGCGCAGCCACTTGCTTGCAGACAAGGGGGATGCTCCTAGGAGTGTTTGATGGCCATGCAGGTTGTGCCTGCTCTCAGGCTGTCAGTGAAAGGCTTTTTTACTACATCGCCGTCTCTTTGTTGCCACACGAGACTTTGTTAGAGATTGAGAATGCGGTGGAGAGTGGCCGAGCCCTCCTTCCCATCCTGCAGTGGCACAAGCACCCCAATGATTATTTCAGTAGAGAGGCATCCAAACTTTATTTCAACAGTTTGAGGACTTATTGGCAAGAGCTCATAGACTTGAACACGGGGGAAACCACTGATGTCAAGGAGGCTTTGATTAATGCCTTCAAGAGGCTTGATAATGACATCTCTCTAGAAGCACAAGTAGGGGATCCCAACTCTTTCCTCAACTACCTGGTGCTTCGAGTGGCCTTCTCAGGGGCCACTGCTTGTGTGGCCCACGTGGATGGGGTGGACCTGCACGTGGCCAATACCGGGGATAGCCGGGCCATGCTGGGAGTGCAGGAAGAGGATGGCTCGTGGTCGGCAATCACCCTGTCCAATGACCACAATGCACAGAATGAAAGTGAAGTAGAAAGGCTAAAACTAGAGCATCCTAAGTCGGAAGCCAAAAGTGTTGTGAAGCAGGATCGGTTACTGGGTTTGCTGATGCCCTTCCGGGCTTTCGGAGATGTCAAGTTCAAGTGGAGCATTGAACTACAGAAGAGAGTGATAGAATCAGGCCCAGATCAGTTAAATGACAATGAGTATACCAAATTTATCCCCCCCAATTATTATACCCCTCCATATCTCACTGCTGAGCCAGAAGTCATATACCACAGGTTAAGGCCACAGGATAAGTTTCTGGTGCTGGCAACCGATGGTCTGTGGGAGACCATGCACAGGCAGGATGTGGTTAAAATAGTAGGTGAATACCTCACTGGAGTGCATCAACAAAGCCCCATCTCCGTCGGAGGTTACAAGGTAACTCTGGGACAGATGCATGGTCTCTTAGCAGAAAGGAGAGCCAAGATCTCCTCTGCCTTTGAAGATCAAAATGCAGCCACCCATCTCATTCGTCATGCTGTTGGCAATAATGAGTTTGGGGCTGTGGATCATGAGCGCCTCTCCAAGATGCTCAGTCTTCCTGAAGAACTTGCTCGGATGTATAGGGATGACATCACAATTATTGTTGTCCAGTTTAATTCTCATGTGGTGGGAGCATATCAAAACCAGGAACAGTGA
- the PDP1 gene encoding pyruvate dehyrogenase phosphatase catalytic subunit 1 isoform X1 encodes MCVCPGPRRIGIPVRSSSLPLYSDAMPAPTQLLFPLIRNCELSRICGTACYCHHTHLCCSPPPFPLSRLRYAPQKAFATVCRPKDPFWQYSHTRRYATTPQRFYLTPPQVNSILKANEYSFKVPEFDGKNLSSVLGFDSNQLPANAPIEDRRSAATCLQTRGMLLGVFDGHAGCACSQAVSERLFYYIAVSLLPHETLLEIENAVESGRALLPILQWHKHPNDYFSREASKLYFNSLRTYWQELIDLNTGETTDVKEALINAFKRLDNDISLEAQVGDPNSFLNYLVLRVAFSGATACVAHVDGVDLHVANTGDSRAMLGVQEEDGSWSAITLSNDHNAQNESEVERLKLEHPKSEAKSVVKQDRLLGLLMPFRAFGDVKFKWSIELQKRVIESGPDQLNDNEYTKFIPPNYYTPPYLTAEPEVIYHRLRPQDKFLVLATDGLWETMHRQDVVKIVGEYLTGVHQQSPISVGGYKVTLGQMHGLLAERRAKISSAFEDQNAATHLIRHAVGNNEFGAVDHERLSKMLSLPEELARMYRDDITIIVVQFNSHVVGAYQNQEQ; translated from the exons atgtgtgtgtgtccCGGGCCCAGGCGAATTG GAATCCCAGTCAGAAGTTCTAGTTTGCCTCTGTACTCTGATGCCATGCCGGCCCCAACTCAGCTGCTTTTCCCCCTGATCCGTAACTGTGAGCTCAGCCGCATCTGCGGCACCGCGTGCTACTGCCACCACACGCACCTGTGCTGCTCCCCGCCTCCCTTCCCTCTCAGCCGCCTGAGATACGCGCCCCAGAAGGCCTTCGCCACCGTCTGCCGGCCGAAGGATCCCTTCTGGCAGTACAGCCATACCAGGAGGTATGCCACCACCCCTCAGAGATTTTACCTCACCCCCCCGCAGGTCAATAGCATCCTGAAAGCCAACGAGTACAGTTTTAAGGTGCCTGAGTTTGATGGCAAAAATCTAAGTTCTGTTCTTGGATTCGACAGCAATCAGCTGCCTGCCAATGCGCCCATTGAGGACCGCAGGAGCGCAGCCACTTGCTTGCAGACAAGGGGGATGCTCCTAGGAGTGTTTGATGGCCATGCAGGTTGTGCCTGCTCTCAGGCTGTCAGTGAAAGGCTTTTTTACTACATCGCCGTCTCTTTGTTGCCACACGAGACTTTGTTAGAGATTGAGAATGCGGTGGAGAGTGGCCGAGCCCTCCTTCCCATCCTGCAGTGGCACAAGCACCCCAATGATTATTTCAGTAGAGAGGCATCCAAACTTTATTTCAACAGTTTGAGGACTTATTGGCAAGAGCTCATAGACTTGAACACGGGGGAAACCACTGATGTCAAGGAGGCTTTGATTAATGCCTTCAAGAGGCTTGATAATGACATCTCTCTAGAAGCACAAGTAGGGGATCCCAACTCTTTCCTCAACTACCTGGTGCTTCGAGTGGCCTTCTCAGGGGCCACTGCTTGTGTGGCCCACGTGGATGGGGTGGACCTGCACGTGGCCAATACCGGGGATAGCCGGGCCATGCTGGGAGTGCAGGAAGAGGATGGCTCGTGGTCGGCAATCACCCTGTCCAATGACCACAATGCACAGAATGAAAGTGAAGTAGAAAGGCTAAAACTAGAGCATCCTAAGTCGGAAGCCAAAAGTGTTGTGAAGCAGGATCGGTTACTGGGTTTGCTGATGCCCTTCCGGGCTTTCGGAGATGTCAAGTTCAAGTGGAGCATTGAACTACAGAAGAGAGTGATAGAATCAGGCCCAGATCAGTTAAATGACAATGAGTATACCAAATTTATCCCCCCCAATTATTATACCCCTCCATATCTCACTGCTGAGCCAGAAGTCATATACCACAGGTTAAGGCCACAGGATAAGTTTCTGGTGCTGGCAACCGATGGTCTGTGGGAGACCATGCACAGGCAGGATGTGGTTAAAATAGTAGGTGAATACCTCACTGGAGTGCATCAACAAAGCCCCATCTCCGTCGGAGGTTACAAGGTAACTCTGGGACAGATGCATGGTCTCTTAGCAGAAAGGAGAGCCAAGATCTCCTCTGCCTTTGAAGATCAAAATGCAGCCACCCATCTCATTCGTCATGCTGTTGGCAATAATGAGTTTGGGGCTGTGGATCATGAGCGCCTCTCCAAGATGCTCAGTCTTCCTGAAGAACTTGCTCGGATGTATAGGGATGACATCACAATTATTGTTGTCCAGTTTAATTCTCATGTGGTGGGAGCATATCAAAACCAGGAACAGTGA
- the PDP1 gene encoding pyruvate dehyrogenase phosphatase catalytic subunit 1 isoform X5 — MPAPTQLLFPLIRNCELSRICGTACYCHHTHLCCSPPPFPLSRLRYAPQKAFATVCRPKDPFWQYSHTRRYATTPQRFYLTPPQVNSILKANEYSFKVPEFDGKNLSSVLGFDSNQLPANAPIEDRRSAATCLQTRGMLLGVFDGHAGCACSQAVSERLFYYIAVSLLPHETLLEIENAVESGRALLPILQWHKHPNDYFSREASKLYFNSLRTYWQELIDLNTGETTDVKEALINAFKRLDNDISLEAQVGDPNSFLNYLVLRVAFSGATACVAHVDGVDLHVANTGDSRAMLGVQEEDGSWSAITLSNDHNAQNESEVERLKLEHPKSEAKSVVKQDRLLGLLMPFRAFGDVKFKWSIELQKRVIESGPDQLNDNEYTKFIPPNYYTPPYLTAEPEVIYHRLRPQDKFLVLATDGLWETMHRQDVVKIVGEYLTGVHQQSPISVGGYKVTLGQMHGLLAERRAKISSAFEDQNAATHLIRHAVGNNEFGAVDHERLSKMLSLPEELARMYRDDITIIVVQFNSHVVGAYQNQEQ, encoded by the coding sequence ATGCCGGCCCCAACTCAGCTGCTTTTCCCCCTGATCCGTAACTGTGAGCTCAGCCGCATCTGCGGCACCGCGTGCTACTGCCACCACACGCACCTGTGCTGCTCCCCGCCTCCCTTCCCTCTCAGCCGCCTGAGATACGCGCCCCAGAAGGCCTTCGCCACCGTCTGCCGGCCGAAGGATCCCTTCTGGCAGTACAGCCATACCAGGAGGTATGCCACCACCCCTCAGAGATTTTACCTCACCCCCCCGCAGGTCAATAGCATCCTGAAAGCCAACGAGTACAGTTTTAAGGTGCCTGAGTTTGATGGCAAAAATCTAAGTTCTGTTCTTGGATTCGACAGCAATCAGCTGCCTGCCAATGCGCCCATTGAGGACCGCAGGAGCGCAGCCACTTGCTTGCAGACAAGGGGGATGCTCCTAGGAGTGTTTGATGGCCATGCAGGTTGTGCCTGCTCTCAGGCTGTCAGTGAAAGGCTTTTTTACTACATCGCCGTCTCTTTGTTGCCACACGAGACTTTGTTAGAGATTGAGAATGCGGTGGAGAGTGGCCGAGCCCTCCTTCCCATCCTGCAGTGGCACAAGCACCCCAATGATTATTTCAGTAGAGAGGCATCCAAACTTTATTTCAACAGTTTGAGGACTTATTGGCAAGAGCTCATAGACTTGAACACGGGGGAAACCACTGATGTCAAGGAGGCTTTGATTAATGCCTTCAAGAGGCTTGATAATGACATCTCTCTAGAAGCACAAGTAGGGGATCCCAACTCTTTCCTCAACTACCTGGTGCTTCGAGTGGCCTTCTCAGGGGCCACTGCTTGTGTGGCCCACGTGGATGGGGTGGACCTGCACGTGGCCAATACCGGGGATAGCCGGGCCATGCTGGGAGTGCAGGAAGAGGATGGCTCGTGGTCGGCAATCACCCTGTCCAATGACCACAATGCACAGAATGAAAGTGAAGTAGAAAGGCTAAAACTAGAGCATCCTAAGTCGGAAGCCAAAAGTGTTGTGAAGCAGGATCGGTTACTGGGTTTGCTGATGCCCTTCCGGGCTTTCGGAGATGTCAAGTTCAAGTGGAGCATTGAACTACAGAAGAGAGTGATAGAATCAGGCCCAGATCAGTTAAATGACAATGAGTATACCAAATTTATCCCCCCCAATTATTATACCCCTCCATATCTCACTGCTGAGCCAGAAGTCATATACCACAGGTTAAGGCCACAGGATAAGTTTCTGGTGCTGGCAACCGATGGTCTGTGGGAGACCATGCACAGGCAGGATGTGGTTAAAATAGTAGGTGAATACCTCACTGGAGTGCATCAACAAAGCCCCATCTCCGTCGGAGGTTACAAGGTAACTCTGGGACAGATGCATGGTCTCTTAGCAGAAAGGAGAGCCAAGATCTCCTCTGCCTTTGAAGATCAAAATGCAGCCACCCATCTCATTCGTCATGCTGTTGGCAATAATGAGTTTGGGGCTGTGGATCATGAGCGCCTCTCCAAGATGCTCAGTCTTCCTGAAGAACTTGCTCGGATGTATAGGGATGACATCACAATTATTGTTGTCCAGTTTAATTCTCATGTGGTGGGAGCATATCAAAACCAGGAACAGTGA